Proteins from one Malaya genurostris strain Urasoe2022 chromosome 2, Malgen_1.1, whole genome shotgun sequence genomic window:
- the LOC131431059 gene encoding mitochondrial carrier protein Rim2 isoform X1: protein MTQRERDTFIHLFAGGIAGTAGAVVTCPLEVVKTRLQSSSASFIHSIPSRITVESGKLTSGNEHHSRRRVCASTILNRRRPSVLAIPQCGISTSVQSISIWQCLKHIVQTEGSRALFKGLGPNIVGVAPSRAIYFCAYSKAKNALNAHGIIPANSPLVHIMSASCAGFVSASLTNPIWFVKTRLQLDYNADGKMTVSDCVKRIYATQGLRGFYKGITASYFGISETVIHFVIYEALKKKLTELRHSRPGDDKTSRDFLEFMAAGATSKTIASIVAYPHEVARTRLREEGSKYRSFWQTIFTVWKEEGKAGLYRGLGTQLVRQIPNTAIMMATYEAVVYVLSNQLNPSSLIVGN from the exons TATCGCAGGTACTGCCGGCGCCGTTGTAACATGTCCACTGGAAGTGGTCAAGACACGTCTGCAAAGCTCGTCCGCCTCGTTCATCCATAGTATACCGAGCCGCATCACGGTGGAATCCGGTAAACTGACCTCTGGGAACGAGCACCATTCCCGACGACGAGTATGTGCCAGCACGATTCTTAACAGGCGGCGTCCATCG GTCCTTGCTATCCCACAGTGCGGTATCTCAACGTCGGTCCAGTCGATCTCAATCTGGCAATGCCTGAAGCACATTGTTCAAACCGAAGGATCACGGGCTCTATTCAAGGGGCTCGGACCGAACATCGTCGGTGTCGCTCCATCGCGTGCGATCTACTTCTGTGCATACTCGAAAGCCAAAAACGCTCTGAATGCTCATGG CATCATACCAGCGAATTCGCCATTGGTGCACATTATGAGTGCCTCATGTGCCGGTTTTGTGTCTGCCTCCCTCACCAATCCCATCTGGTTTGTCAAAACGCGTCTGCAGCTGGACTACAACGCCGACGGCAAAATGACCGTGTCGGACTGTGTGAAGCGAATTTATGCCACTCAGGGACTACGAGGTTTCTACAAAGGCATCACCGCAAGCTACTTCGGAATCTCGGAAACGGTGATCCATTTCGTCATATACGAGGCGTTGAAAAAGAAACTG ACCGAACTGCGCCACTCACGTCCTGGCGATGATAAAACCTCCAGAGATTTCCTCGAGTTTATGGCTGCCGGTGCAACATCCAAAACGATAGCGTCCATCGTCGCCTATCCGCACGAGGTTGCCCGCACCCGATTGCGCGAGGAGGGCAGCAAGTATCGCAGTTTCTGGCAGACAATCTTCACCGTGTGGAAGGAGGAAGGAAAGGCAGGACTGTATCG TGGCCTTGGGACGCAACTTGTGCGCCAAATCCCGAACACTGCCATCATGATGGCAACATACGAGGCTGTTGTTTATGTGCTATCTAACCAGTTGAACCCGAGTAGCCTAATTGTCGGCAACTGA
- the LOC131431059 gene encoding mitochondrial carrier protein Rim2 isoform X2 — protein MTQRERDTFIHLFAGGIAGTAGAVVTCPLEVVKTRLQSSSASFIHSIPSRITVESGKLTSGNEHHSRRRVCASTILNRRRPSVLAIPQCGISTSVQSISIWQCLKHIVQTEGSRALFKGLGPNIVGVAPSRAIYFCAYSKAKNALNAHGIIPANSPLVHIMSASCAGFVSASLTNPIWFVKTRLQLDYNADGKMTVSDCVKRIYATQGLRGFYKGITASYFGISETVIHFVIYEALKKKLLYVFAPLLILTLCIVCVCVVTITFTYKYDHLILNKRVLDERSGF, from the exons TATCGCAGGTACTGCCGGCGCCGTTGTAACATGTCCACTGGAAGTGGTCAAGACACGTCTGCAAAGCTCGTCCGCCTCGTTCATCCATAGTATACCGAGCCGCATCACGGTGGAATCCGGTAAACTGACCTCTGGGAACGAGCACCATTCCCGACGACGAGTATGTGCCAGCACGATTCTTAACAGGCGGCGTCCATCG GTCCTTGCTATCCCACAGTGCGGTATCTCAACGTCGGTCCAGTCGATCTCAATCTGGCAATGCCTGAAGCACATTGTTCAAACCGAAGGATCACGGGCTCTATTCAAGGGGCTCGGACCGAACATCGTCGGTGTCGCTCCATCGCGTGCGATCTACTTCTGTGCATACTCGAAAGCCAAAAACGCTCTGAATGCTCATGG CATCATACCAGCGAATTCGCCATTGGTGCACATTATGAGTGCCTCATGTGCCGGTTTTGTGTCTGCCTCCCTCACCAATCCCATCTGGTTTGTCAAAACGCGTCTGCAGCTGGACTACAACGCCGACGGCAAAATGACCGTGTCGGACTGTGTGAAGCGAATTTATGCCACTCAGGGACTACGAGGTTTCTACAAAGGCATCACCGCAAGCTACTTCGGAATCTCGGAAACGGTGATCCATTTCGTCATATACGAGGCGTTGAAAAAGAAACTG TTGTATGTGTTCGCTCCTTTGCTAATCCTAACATTATGCATTGTGTGCGTCTGTGTTGTCACAATCACATTCACATACAAATATGATCATCTCATCTTGAATAAACGGGTGCTTGATGAGAGATCTGGGTTTTGA